The following proteins are co-located in the Streptomyces sp. DT2A-34 genome:
- a CDS encoding aspartate-semialdehyde dehydrogenase translates to MRVGIVGATGQVGTVMRRILAERDFPLTELRLFASARSAGTVLDGVTVEDAATADYSGLDIVLFSAGGSTSKALAPKVAAQGAVVIDNSSAWRRDPEVPLVVSEVNPHAIADRPKGIIANPNCTTMAAMPVLRPLHAEAGLEALVVATYQAVSGSGLAGVDELFDQVKKVGDDAPKLTHDGSAAEFPAPNKYVAPIAYNVLPMAGSIVDDGLNETDEEQKLRHESRKILEIPGLKVSGTCVRVPVFSGHSLQVNARFARPISVERAKELLAGAPGVALTDVPNPLQAAGQDPSYVGRIRTDETVEHGLALFLSNDNLRKGAALNAVQIAELVAAELKR, encoded by the coding sequence GTGAGGGTCGGAATCGTCGGAGCCACCGGGCAGGTCGGCACGGTCATGCGCAGGATCCTCGCGGAGCGTGACTTCCCGCTCACCGAGCTGCGCCTGTTCGCCTCGGCCCGCTCGGCGGGGACGGTCCTGGACGGCGTGACCGTGGAGGACGCGGCCACGGCCGACTACTCCGGCCTGGACATCGTCCTGTTCTCAGCGGGCGGCTCGACCTCGAAGGCCCTGGCGCCGAAGGTCGCCGCGCAGGGCGCCGTCGTGATCGACAACTCCTCGGCCTGGCGCCGCGACCCCGAGGTCCCGCTGGTCGTCTCCGAGGTGAACCCGCACGCGATCGCCGACCGCCCCAAGGGCATCATCGCCAACCCGAACTGCACGACGATGGCCGCGATGCCGGTGCTGAGGCCGCTGCACGCGGAGGCCGGCCTTGAGGCGCTGGTCGTCGCCACCTACCAGGCGGTCTCGGGCTCGGGTCTCGCGGGCGTCGACGAGCTGTTCGACCAGGTCAAGAAGGTCGGCGACGACGCGCCCAAGCTGACCCACGACGGCTCGGCGGCGGAGTTCCCCGCACCGAACAAGTACGTCGCCCCGATCGCCTACAACGTCCTGCCGATGGCCGGCTCGATCGTCGACGACGGCCTGAACGAGACCGACGAGGAGCAGAAGCTCCGCCACGAGTCCCGCAAGATCCTGGAGATCCCCGGGCTGAAGGTCTCCGGCACCTGCGTGCGCGTCCCGGTCTTCTCCGGCCACTCCCTCCAGGTCAACGCCCGCTTCGCCCGCCCGATCAGCGTGGAGCGCGCCAAGGAGCTGCTCGCCGGCGCCCCCGGCGTGGCCCTCACCGACGTCCCGAACCCGCTCCAGGCGGCCGGCCAGGACCCGTCGTACGTCGGCCGCATCCGCACCGACGAGACGGTCGAGCACGGCCTCGCCCTCTTCCTCTCCAACGACAACCTCCGCAAGGGGGCCGCGCTGAACGCGGTGCAGATCGCGGAGCTGGTGGCGGCGGAGCTGAAGCGCTGA
- a CDS encoding LLM class flavin-dependent oxidoreductase codes for MKLDIFSEIQNPRPWPADDHQHHRIQQAIEQAVLADELGYGCWWQVEHHGAEEFSLSSAPELLLAALSQRTSRIRLGHAAVLAPREINHPIRIAERAAMLDQLSGGRAEIGLTRSTPPEWRLFGADPATVRERTRDAFEAVPKMWTGDTSVSGGVPVVPAPYQRPHPPLWQAASSPASFEEAGRRGVGVLGTTLWEPLDRVARLVELYRAAAAECREPVGVSVNNQVAFFTFVHCAETDEEAMRGGAAAAAAWYTARALTFFEAADAFMETMERERALMADPAGGGLAGEFLRREAAAAGGPSAAMLVIGRILQGETVPDDEVYNALAEQDSLIVGSPETVRKKLRAYADLGIDRLMCFQQVGALPHESVLSSIRRVGELIPEFDD; via the coding sequence ATGAAACTCGACATCTTCAGCGAGATCCAGAACCCCCGCCCGTGGCCCGCCGACGACCACCAACACCACCGCATCCAGCAGGCGATCGAGCAGGCGGTGCTCGCCGACGAGCTGGGCTACGGCTGCTGGTGGCAGGTCGAGCACCACGGCGCGGAGGAGTTCAGCCTCTCCTCCGCGCCCGAACTGCTCCTCGCCGCGCTCTCCCAGCGGACCTCGCGCATACGCCTCGGCCACGCCGCCGTCCTTGCCCCGCGCGAGATCAACCACCCCATCCGCATCGCCGAACGGGCCGCGATGCTGGACCAGTTGAGCGGCGGACGCGCCGAGATCGGGCTCACCCGGTCGACCCCACCCGAGTGGCGGCTCTTCGGGGCCGACCCGGCGACGGTGCGGGAGCGGACGCGGGACGCCTTCGAGGCCGTACCGAAGATGTGGACCGGGGACACCTCGGTGAGCGGCGGAGTGCCCGTCGTGCCGGCGCCGTACCAGCGACCGCATCCGCCGCTGTGGCAGGCGGCGTCCAGTCCGGCGTCCTTCGAGGAGGCGGGGCGGCGTGGGGTCGGGGTGCTGGGGACGACCCTGTGGGAGCCGCTGGACCGGGTGGCGAGGCTGGTCGAGCTCTACCGGGCCGCCGCGGCGGAGTGCCGGGAGCCGGTCGGCGTGTCCGTCAACAACCAGGTGGCCTTCTTCACCTTCGTGCACTGCGCCGAGACCGACGAGGAGGCCATGCGGGGCGGCGCGGCGGCCGCCGCGGCCTGGTACACGGCCCGCGCGCTCACCTTCTTCGAGGCGGCCGACGCCTTCATGGAGACCATGGAGAGGGAGCGTGCGCTCATGGCCGACCCGGCCGGCGGCGGCCTCGCCGGTGAGTTCCTGCGCCGGGAAGCGGCGGCAGCGGGCGGGCCGAGCGCCGCCATGCTCGTCATCGGGCGCATCCTGCAGGGCGAGACGGTCCCCGACGACGAGGTCTACAACGCCCTCGCCGAGCAGGACTCCCTCATCGTCGGCAGCCCCGAGACCGTCCGTAAGAAGCTGCGCGCCTACGCCGACCTGGGCATCGACCGGCTGATGTGCTTCCAGCAGGTCGGGGCGCTGCCCCACGAGAGCGTGCTGAGCAGCATCCGCCGGGTGGGGGAACTGATCCCGGAGTTCGACGACTGA
- a CDS encoding TIGR03767 family metallophosphoesterase: protein MSRIRSVASSALGVHRRTLLAATGAVTLSAGVGYALRPTDSQAATTTGPAGAPGADAGNAAAEAPVGASRKLPVALAPYTRGTTLSSVAAPRGASGYRRLGHGPGWKRVVRENLAAAKSGRESRRTALAAFVQLTDLHLIDAQHPLRLEYLRSTDVHAWRPQEALTVPGAVALVERINALRGAPVTGAPFHFAMTTGDNTDNNCKSELEWFLTVMSGGRVTPNTGDPRGYEGVQNSGLKLYWQADDSVRDADKQLGFPHIDGFLAAATRELRSPGLNIPWYSTVGNHDAMPLGTYASHADSYLTDLAVGGKKLMSVSAADAKKLQDSLKQDKDPRGTVFKEFLKAHARSMRSVTPDESRAPFTPREYLQAHLNPAHRGLGPVGHGYSTANLDAGTQYYSFRIADDVIGISLDTTDAGGHYEGSIGAAQFNWLDRTLRDNKDSYAIIFSHHTSETMDNLRRDPARPNERRVGGAEVVELLAGHRNVLAWVNGHIHKNVITPRSGADGGSFWEISTASHVDFPQLARIIEVVDNKDGTISLFTTLIESSAPHATDFTDLSQTGLAALYRELSFNAPGARTTLAGDRKDRNTELVLKKG from the coding sequence ATGTCGCGCATACGCTCTGTCGCCAGCTCCGCGCTGGGGGTCCACCGCCGTACCCTGCTCGCCGCCACCGGAGCGGTGACCCTCTCCGCGGGCGTCGGCTACGCCCTGCGGCCCACCGACAGCCAGGCCGCCACCACCACGGGCCCCGCGGGCGCGCCGGGCGCCGACGCGGGCAACGCCGCCGCCGAGGCGCCCGTCGGCGCCTCCCGCAAGCTGCCGGTCGCGCTCGCGCCGTACACCCGGGGCACCACCCTCAGCTCGGTCGCCGCCCCGCGCGGCGCCTCCGGCTACCGTCGGCTCGGCCACGGTCCCGGCTGGAAGCGGGTGGTCCGCGAGAACCTGGCGGCGGCCAAGTCGGGCCGCGAGAGCCGACGTACGGCGCTCGCCGCCTTCGTGCAGCTCACCGACCTGCACCTGATCGACGCCCAGCACCCGCTGCGGCTGGAGTACCTGCGCTCGACCGATGTGCACGCCTGGCGGCCGCAGGAGGCGCTGACCGTGCCGGGCGCCGTCGCGCTCGTCGAGCGGATCAACGCGCTGCGGGGCGCCCCCGTCACCGGCGCCCCGTTCCACTTCGCCATGACCACCGGCGACAACACGGACAACAACTGCAAGTCCGAGCTGGAGTGGTTCCTGACGGTGATGAGCGGCGGGCGCGTCACCCCGAACACCGGTGACCCGCGCGGTTACGAGGGCGTCCAGAACAGCGGTCTGAAGCTGTACTGGCAGGCCGACGACAGCGTCCGCGACGCCGACAAGCAGCTCGGCTTCCCGCACATCGACGGCTTCCTCGCCGCCGCGACCCGCGAACTGCGCAGCCCCGGGCTGAACATCCCCTGGTACTCGACGGTCGGCAACCACGACGCGATGCCGCTCGGCACCTACGCCTCGCACGCCGACTCCTACCTCACCGACCTCGCCGTCGGCGGCAAGAAGCTGATGAGCGTGTCGGCGGCCGACGCCAAGAAGCTCCAGGACTCCCTGAAGCAGGACAAGGACCCGAGGGGCACCGTCTTCAAGGAGTTCCTCAAGGCCCACGCCCGCTCGATGCGCTCGGTCACGCCGGACGAGAGCCGGGCCCCGTTCACGCCCAGGGAGTATCTGCAGGCCCACCTGAACCCGGCCCACCGGGGCCTCGGCCCGGTCGGCCACGGCTACTCGACGGCCAACCTGGACGCGGGCACCCAGTACTACAGCTTCCGCATCGCCGACGACGTCATCGGCATCAGCCTCGACACCACCGACGCGGGCGGCCACTACGAAGGGTCCATCGGGGCGGCCCAGTTCAACTGGCTGGACCGCACGCTGCGCGACAACAAGGACTCGTACGCGATCATCTTCAGCCATCACACCAGCGAGACGATGGACAACCTGCGCCGCGACCCGGCCCGCCCGAACGAGCGGCGCGTGGGCGGCGCCGAGGTGGTCGAGCTGCTCGCCGGTCACCGCAACGTCCTGGCCTGGGTGAACGGCCACATCCACAAGAACGTCATCACGCCGCGCTCCGGCGCCGACGGCGGCTCCTTCTGGGAGATCTCCACCGCCTCCCACGTCGACTTCCCCCAGCTCGCCCGGATCATCGAGGTGGTGGACAACAAGGACGGCACGATCTCGCTCTTCACCACCCTGATCGAGTCCTCGGCCCCGCACGCCACGGACTTCACGGACCTCTCCCAGACAGGCCTGGCCGCCCTCTACCGCGAGCTGTCCTTCAACGCCCCCGGCGCCCGCACGACGCTGGCGGGCGACCGGAAGGACCGCAACACGGAGCTGGTGCTGAAAAAGGGCTGA
- a CDS encoding helix-turn-helix domain-containing protein, which produces MVEQPAFGRRLRELRTERGLSQAAVAGDDMSTGYLSRLESGARQPTARVIAYLAERLRVDPSEFDEPSVGSVAEALALATSADGDEALQKLAAALELSPAVDPTLRWQALWLLAAAAARRGARQEEVDLLDELVHTSEELMLPELQCRARAQLARCLRTLGEIPRALKAGQEACRLAYDHKLSVQDTGAALLTLVSVEAEAGRLSDARAHADDLVELVPEHAGTLRAEALWAAATVHFRQGDSAAARELLERALAEFDSRLDLVLWMRLRLAAASLYLQASPRQLDECRRRLDEAEPALSLLGTPVHHQEMLTLRVHLAFEEGRYADARAAHDELVLDDLRLTYRDRIRLDMLHNRLLILEGHAQQGVQQLRELAERAQQTSNIDLAAEIWRTLAETPKS; this is translated from the coding sequence ATGGTGGAGCAGCCTGCTTTCGGGCGCCGTCTCAGGGAACTGCGCACGGAACGGGGGCTGTCACAGGCCGCCGTCGCCGGCGATGACATGTCGACCGGATATCTGTCCCGGCTGGAGTCGGGAGCGCGGCAACCGACGGCACGCGTGATCGCCTACCTCGCCGAGCGGCTCCGGGTCGACCCGTCCGAGTTCGACGAACCGAGCGTCGGCTCGGTCGCCGAGGCCCTCGCACTGGCCACGTCCGCCGACGGCGACGAGGCGCTGCAGAAGCTGGCCGCCGCTCTCGAACTGTCGCCCGCGGTGGATCCGACGCTCCGCTGGCAGGCCCTCTGGCTGCTCGCCGCTGCCGCCGCCCGCCGTGGTGCGCGCCAGGAGGAGGTCGACCTCCTGGACGAACTGGTGCACACCTCGGAGGAGTTGATGCTCCCCGAGCTGCAGTGCCGGGCCCGGGCCCAGCTCGCTCGATGTCTGCGCACGCTCGGTGAGATCCCCAGGGCCCTCAAGGCCGGGCAGGAGGCGTGCCGTCTGGCCTACGACCACAAACTGTCGGTCCAGGACACAGGCGCGGCCCTGCTGACGCTGGTGTCGGTGGAGGCCGAGGCCGGCCGGCTCTCCGACGCGCGGGCCCACGCGGACGACCTCGTGGAGCTGGTGCCGGAGCATGCCGGCACGCTGCGGGCCGAAGCCCTGTGGGCGGCAGCTACCGTGCACTTCCGGCAGGGCGACTCGGCCGCCGCCCGCGAACTGCTGGAACGGGCCCTGGCGGAGTTCGACAGCCGTCTCGACCTGGTGCTGTGGATGCGGTTGCGCCTGGCCGCGGCCTCCCTGTACCTCCAGGCCTCGCCCCGCCAGCTCGACGAGTGCCGGCGGCGCCTGGACGAGGCCGAGCCCGCCCTCTCGCTCCTCGGCACCCCGGTGCACCACCAGGAGATGCTGACCCTGCGGGTGCACCTCGCCTTCGAGGAGGGCAGGTATGCCGACGCGCGGGCGGCGCACGACGAGCTCGTCCTCGACGATCTGCGGCTCACCTACCGGGACCGCATCAGGCTCGACATGCTGCACAACCGGCTGCTGATCCTGGAGGGCCACGCGCAGCAGGGCGTCCAGCAGCTTCGGGAGCTCGCCGAACGGGCTCAGCAGACGTCGAACATCGACCTGGCTGCCGAGATCTGGCGAACCCTGGCCGAGACGCCGAAGAGCTGA
- a CDS encoding DUF1203 domain-containing protein: MTTYFARPVSPTALKELRSADDAGRRMVPVTDEEGGSPLRCCLRHSAPGERIALVSYAPLRRWAAESGADPGAYDEQGPVFIHAEECGGPDGDALPFTNAHRTVRRYSADGRILGGRLVGPGALGEAFAEAFADPAVAVVHVRAVEYGCFLYEVRRD, encoded by the coding sequence ATGACGACGTACTTCGCACGCCCCGTCTCTCCGACAGCCCTGAAGGAGTTGCGCTCTGCTGACGATGCGGGGCGCCGAATGGTTCCCGTGACCGACGAGGAAGGCGGTTCGCCCTTGCGCTGCTGCCTGCGCCACAGCGCGCCCGGCGAGCGGATCGCCCTCGTCTCCTACGCCCCTCTGCGCCGCTGGGCGGCCGAGAGCGGGGCCGATCCGGGGGCGTACGACGAGCAGGGGCCGGTGTTCATCCACGCGGAGGAGTGCGGGGGCCCGGACGGGGACGCGCTGCCCTTCACCAACGCCCACCGCACCGTCCGCCGTTACTCGGCCGACGGGCGCATCCTCGGGGGACGGCTCGTCGGGCCGGGGGCCTTGGGGGAGGCTTTCGCGGAGGCGTTCGCCGACCCCGCGGTGGCAGTCGTCCACGTGCGGGCCGTGGAATACGGGTGTTTCCTCTACGAGGTGCGCAGGGATTAG
- a CDS encoding S8 family serine peptidase gives MTLTPQREPKPGARRAARIAVAAGLVAALSAAGPIPMAIAADPAPVATDPSVKSAHDKLGADDADLLAEAKADGDKNVTMMIATAPGQTEKVAEQLDAVGSVGRTYDKLGYVRATVPTGKADSAVAAAAKLSSVHGIDLREEIPLDDPAVDTRKSTAAATSYAAPGKNTPAENPYNPSFETGAVDFVEDNPKADGRGITIGILDSGVDLGHPALQKTTTGERKIVDWVTATDPLLDSDRTWRPMVTSVSGPTFTYGDKSWAAPAGSYQVSTFLESYTTGGDAAGDANRDGDTTDSWGVLYDAANGTVRVDLNNNNDFGDDTPMKPYKDGFQIGYFGTDNPATDVAERQPFVVQIRKDVPMDPLGGTWVGQKRDFVNIGVIESEHGTHVAGITAANGLFGGKMNGAAPGAKLVASRACTWTGGCTNVALTEGMIDLVVNRGVDIVNMSIGGLPALNDGNNARAELYTRLIDTYGVQLVISAGNSGPGANTIGDPALSSKVISVGATISKETWAANYGSVVSKPYAMMPFSSRGPREDGGFTPTLSAPGAAINTIQTWLPGAPVAEAGYSLPAGYGMLQGTSMASPQAAGASALLLSAAKQKGIALTPAKLRTALTSTADHIKGVQAYEEGAGLINIEDAWDSIRDGATAHEYTVKAPVDTAIDQLLKTPGFGTGVYDREGGLKAGQKKTYDITLTRTSGADKAIRHELHLENNAGDTFRIVGSDEISLGLNKPVTVQVAAKPSSAGIKSAILEVDDPRTEGIDKQVLNTVVVAAPLKYTYSASGSVQRNSNKSYFVTVPEGAKSLEVAIGGLKDKSQTRFIAIHPYGVPSDPTGTPNCYTNYGDGNGNGCKPDVRAYADPKPGVWEIEVESRRTSPLLDNPYTLDVTVLGAAFDPETVTVPEAKVGTPAAASWKVTNNYAAIDGKLAGGPLGSSKTARPTIAEGATQTTTVEVAAGATSLDVTIGNVSDAAADLDLVVYDAAGTKVGSSADGDSEESVKIAKPAAGTYSIQVIGYSVPAGSTAYDYLDVFYSTALGTVTVDESPVKLGTGDSTTVAGSVTAQAAAPQGREFFGQVQLLNARGTVAGLGNVKIEKVTP, from the coding sequence ATGACCCTCACCCCCCAGCGCGAACCGAAGCCGGGCGCGAGACGCGCGGCCCGCATAGCCGTGGCCGCCGGTCTCGTCGCCGCGCTCTCCGCGGCCGGGCCGATACCCATGGCCATAGCCGCGGACCCCGCGCCGGTCGCGACGGACCCGAGCGTCAAGTCCGCGCACGACAAGCTCGGTGCGGACGACGCCGATCTGCTCGCCGAGGCCAAGGCCGACGGCGACAAGAACGTCACGATGATGATCGCGACCGCGCCCGGCCAGACCGAGAAGGTCGCCGAGCAGCTGGACGCGGTCGGCTCTGTGGGCCGTACCTACGACAAGCTCGGCTACGTCCGGGCCACCGTCCCCACCGGCAAGGCCGACTCGGCCGTCGCCGCCGCCGCGAAGCTCTCCTCGGTGCACGGCATCGACCTGCGCGAGGAGATCCCCCTGGACGACCCCGCCGTGGACACCAGGAAGTCGACGGCCGCGGCGACCTCGTACGCCGCCCCGGGCAAGAACACCCCGGCCGAGAACCCGTACAACCCGTCCTTCGAGACGGGCGCCGTCGACTTCGTGGAGGACAACCCGAAGGCGGACGGCCGCGGCATCACCATCGGCATCCTGGACAGCGGTGTGGACCTCGGGCATCCCGCGCTGCAGAAGACCACCACCGGTGAGCGGAAGATCGTCGACTGGGTCACCGCCACCGACCCGCTCCTCGACAGCGACCGCACCTGGCGCCCGATGGTGACCTCGGTCTCCGGGCCCACCTTCACCTACGGCGACAAGTCCTGGGCCGCGCCGGCCGGTTCGTACCAGGTCAGCACCTTCCTGGAGTCGTACACCACCGGCGGCGACGCGGCGGGCGACGCCAACCGCGACGGCGACACGACCGACTCGTGGGGCGTCCTGTACGACGCCGCGAACGGCACGGTCCGGGTCGACCTGAACAACAACAACGACTTCGGTGACGACACCCCGATGAAGCCGTACAAGGACGGCTTCCAGATCGGGTACTTCGGCACCGACAACCCGGCCACCGACGTCGCCGAGCGGCAGCCGTTCGTCGTGCAGATCCGCAAGGACGTGCCGATGGACCCGCTGGGCGGGACCTGGGTCGGCCAGAAGCGCGACTTCGTCAACATCGGCGTCATCGAGTCCGAGCACGGCACCCACGTCGCCGGCATCACCGCCGCGAACGGCCTGTTCGGCGGCAAGATGAACGGCGCGGCCCCGGGCGCCAAGCTCGTCGCGTCCCGTGCCTGCACCTGGACCGGCGGCTGCACCAACGTCGCGCTCACCGAGGGCATGATCGACCTCGTCGTCAACCGCGGCGTCGACATCGTCAACATGTCCATCGGCGGCCTCCCGGCGCTGAACGACGGCAACAACGCCCGCGCCGAGCTGTACACGCGCCTCATCGACACCTACGGCGTCCAGCTCGTCATCTCGGCCGGCAACTCCGGGCCCGGCGCCAACACCATCGGCGACCCGGCCCTGTCCAGCAAGGTCATCTCGGTCGGCGCGACCATCTCCAAGGAGACCTGGGCCGCCAACTACGGCTCGGTCGTGTCCAAGCCGTACGCGATGATGCCGTTCTCCTCGCGCGGCCCGCGTGAGGACGGCGGCTTCACCCCGACGCTGTCCGCGCCGGGCGCCGCGATCAACACCATCCAGACCTGGCTGCCGGGTGCCCCCGTCGCCGAGGCCGGCTACTCGCTGCCGGCCGGCTACGGCATGCTCCAGGGCACGTCGATGGCGTCCCCGCAGGCGGCGGGCGCGTCCGCGCTGCTGCTGAGCGCCGCCAAGCAGAAGGGCATCGCCCTGACGCCGGCGAAGCTGCGCACGGCGCTGACCTCAACCGCCGATCACATCAAGGGTGTTCAGGCGTACGAGGAGGGTGCCGGCCTCATCAACATCGAGGACGCCTGGGACTCGATCCGTGACGGCGCCACCGCCCACGAGTACACGGTGAAGGCGCCGGTCGACACCGCGATCGACCAGCTCCTGAAGACCCCGGGCTTCGGCACGGGCGTCTACGACCGCGAGGGCGGCCTCAAGGCCGGGCAGAAGAAGACGTACGACATCACCCTCACGCGTACGTCCGGCGCGGACAAGGCGATCCGGCACGAGCTGCACCTGGAGAACAACGCCGGTGACACCTTCCGCATCGTCGGCTCCGACGAGATCAGCCTCGGCCTGAACAAGCCGGTCACCGTCCAGGTCGCCGCCAAGCCGTCCTCGGCCGGCATCAAGAGCGCCATCCTGGAGGTCGACGACCCGCGCACCGAGGGCATCGACAAGCAGGTCCTCAACACGGTCGTGGTCGCGGCGCCGCTCAAGTACACCTACTCGGCGTCCGGTTCGGTCCAGCGCAACAGCAACAAGTCGTACTTCGTGACCGTCCCCGAGGGCGCGAAGTCGCTGGAGGTGGCGATCGGCGGGCTGAAGGACAAGAGCCAGACCCGGTTCATCGCCATCCACCCGTACGGCGTCCCGTCCGACCCGACCGGCACGCCGAACTGCTACACCAACTACGGCGACGGCAACGGCAACGGCTGCAAGCCGGACGTGCGCGCCTACGCCGACCCGAAGCCCGGTGTCTGGGAGATCGAGGTCGAGTCGCGCCGTACGTCGCCGCTGCTCGACAACCCGTACACCCTCGACGTCACCGTCCTGGGCGCGGCCTTCGACCCGGAGACCGTGACCGTGCCCGAGGCCAAGGTCGGCACCCCGGCCGCCGCCTCCTGGAAGGTGACCAACAACTACGCCGCGATCGACGGCAAGCTGGCCGGCGGCCCGCTCGGCTCGTCGAAGACGGCGCGTCCGACCATCGCCGAGGGCGCCACCCAGACCACCACGGTCGAGGTGGCCGCGGGCGCCACGTCGCTGGACGTCACCATCGGCAACGTCTCCGACGCGGCCGCCGACCTCGACCTGGTCGTCTACGACGCGGCCGGCACCAAGGTCGGCAGCTCCGCCGACGGTGACTCGGAGGAGTCGGTCAAGATCGCGAAGCCGGCCGCCGGGACGTACAGCATCCAGGTCATCGGCTACTCGGTGCCGGCCGGCTCGACGGCGTACGACTACCTGGACGTGTTCTACTCCACCGCGCTCGGCACCGTCACGGTCGACGAGTCGCCGGTGAAGCTCGGCACGGGTGACTCGACCACCGTCGCGGGCAGCGTCACCGCGCAGGCGGCCGCACCGCAGGGCCGTGAGTTCTTCGGCCAGGTCCAGCTGCTGAACGCGCGCGGCACGGTCGCGGGCCTGGGCAACGTGAAGATCGAGAAGGTCACGCCGTAG
- a CDS encoding aspartate aminotransferase family protein, translating into MPELIGIEQCEQLSAKQVQALYREYVSRSHVSLTTTFGFGKQMIEKAEGVWLYTRDGGKILDFTGAVGVLNHGHNHPRILQARKRFAERHRMEVHKAFLSPYVAALSHNVGRLLPGDLDISYFPNSGAEANEGAIKLAYKYHEGRRQTILRSDISFHGKLLATGSLTGSLENSFRFPGIPNVTYPYGDIDAIRDLVAQHRTADGSCDVYAIMVEPFSASTMNSWTETALRELRELCTREDIVLIFDEVYTGWGKSGSLFYFMRYDGLIPDILTYSKSFGGGKASIAGYTTREPVFRKAYDRLSEVILHSTTYYGFGEETATAMEAVNIIVEEDYPARARKIEEMLTHGLQEIQAKHPETVRHTAGVGAIHGVFLGGGAKLLDLAGKLAPSGLSSDPKFRTKLITSAVIAELYREHGILTYFSPNGDNPLVVAPSLVMEPAEVDYFLQSLDATLAKGLPGLLTKFVRDRVLARW; encoded by the coding sequence ATGCCCGAGCTCATCGGAATCGAGCAGTGCGAACAGCTCAGCGCCAAGCAGGTGCAGGCCCTCTACCGGGAGTACGTGAGCCGCAGCCACGTCTCCCTCACCACCACGTTCGGCTTCGGCAAGCAGATGATCGAGAAGGCCGAGGGGGTCTGGCTGTACACCCGGGACGGCGGGAAGATCCTCGACTTCACCGGCGCCGTCGGGGTGCTGAACCACGGGCACAACCACCCGCGCATCCTTCAGGCCCGCAAGCGCTTCGCCGAACGCCACCGGATGGAGGTCCACAAGGCGTTCCTGTCGCCCTATGTCGCCGCGCTCAGCCACAACGTGGGCCGCCTCCTGCCCGGCGACCTCGACATCTCGTACTTCCCCAACTCGGGCGCCGAGGCGAACGAGGGCGCCATCAAGCTGGCGTACAAGTACCACGAGGGCAGACGGCAGACGATCCTGCGCTCCGACATCAGCTTCCACGGAAAGCTCCTGGCCACGGGCAGCCTCACCGGCTCCCTGGAGAACAGCTTCCGCTTCCCCGGCATCCCCAATGTCACGTATCCGTACGGCGACATCGATGCCATCCGCGACCTGGTGGCGCAGCACCGCACCGCCGACGGGTCCTGCGACGTCTACGCCATCATGGTGGAGCCGTTCAGCGCCTCCACCATGAACAGCTGGACCGAGACCGCTCTGCGGGAACTACGGGAGCTGTGCACCCGGGAGGACATCGTCCTCATCTTCGACGAGGTCTACACCGGGTGGGGGAAGTCCGGCAGCCTGTTCTACTTCATGCGCTACGACGGCCTCATACCGGACATCCTCACCTACTCCAAGTCGTTCGGCGGCGGCAAGGCGTCCATCGCCGGCTACACCACCCGCGAACCGGTCTTCCGCAAGGCGTACGACCGGCTCAGCGAGGTGATCCTGCACTCCACCACGTACTACGGCTTCGGCGAGGAGACCGCCACCGCGATGGAGGCCGTCAACATCATCGTGGAGGAGGACTACCCGGCCCGGGCCCGCAAGATCGAGGAGATGCTCACGCACGGGCTGCAGGAGATCCAGGCCAAGCACCCCGAGACCGTGCGGCACACCGCCGGCGTCGGCGCCATCCACGGCGTCTTCCTCGGGGGCGGTGCGAAACTGCTCGACCTCGCGGGCAAGCTGGCCCCCTCCGGACTGTCGTCCGACCCGAAGTTCCGCACCAAGCTGATCACCAGCGCGGTGATCGCCGAGCTCTACCGCGAGCACGGCATCCTCACCTACTTCAGCCCCAACGGCGACAACCCGCTGGTGGTGGCCCCCTCCCTGGTCATGGAACCGGCCGAGGTGGACTACTTCCTGCAGAGCCTGGACGCGACTCTCGCCAAGGGGCTGCCGGGCCTGCTCACCAAGTTCGTCCGCGACCGGGTGCTGGCCCGATGGTGA
- a CDS encoding NUDIX hydrolase: MRKKLRVAAYAICVRDGQLLLARSPAPGGGFEWVLPGGGMEHGEDPYDTVVREVEEETGYLVEPVGLLGMDSVHRLFPGRRLRRAVDHQGLRLVYEARITGGELRYETNGSTDMAAWHPLDTVTELTLVPMVVKGLALWRERPATGRVPRKMNTE; this comes from the coding sequence GTGCGGAAGAAGTTGAGGGTGGCGGCCTACGCCATTTGCGTACGTGACGGACAGCTCCTCCTCGCGCGGTCACCGGCACCCGGCGGCGGCTTCGAGTGGGTGCTGCCGGGCGGCGGCATGGAGCACGGTGAGGATCCCTACGACACGGTCGTGCGGGAGGTGGAGGAGGAGACCGGCTACCTCGTCGAGCCGGTCGGGCTGCTCGGCATGGACTCCGTCCACCGTCTCTTCCCGGGCCGCCGCCTCCGCCGGGCCGTGGACCACCAAGGCCTGCGGCTGGTGTACGAGGCCCGCATCACCGGCGGTGAACTCCGCTACGAGACGAACGGCTCCACGGACATGGCGGCCTGGCATCCGCTCGACACGGTGACCGAACTGACCCTGGTCCCCATGGTCGTGAAGGGGCTGGCGCTGTGGCGTGAGCGCCCGGCGACGGGACGAGTACCCCGGAAGATGAACACTGAGTGA